Proteins co-encoded in one Populus trichocarpa isolate Nisqually-1 chromosome 10, P.trichocarpa_v4.1, whole genome shotgun sequence genomic window:
- the LOC7474224 gene encoding RAN GTPase-activating protein 2 isoform X1: MSAGFSEMDATESKSQPRPFSIKLWPPSQNTRQMLVVRVTDNLTTKSIFTQKYGSLSKEEAEENAKKIEDGAFSTANEHYEKEPDGDGSSAVQLYAKECSKQILEVLKRGPSSKDDKEVLVSEEVSAPRDTVFDISKGARSFIEEKEAEETLEPLKEPGNSYTKICFSNRSFGLEAARVAEPILASIKNQLKEVDLSDFIAGRPEAEALEVMNIFSTALEGSILKSLNLSNNALGEKGVRAFGALLRSQSCLEELYLMNNGISEEAAEAVCELIPLTEKLRVLQFHNNMTGDKGALAISKVVKRSPLLEDFRCSSTRVGSEGGVALSEALDTCTHLKKLDLRDNMFGVEAGVALSKALSKYAGLTEVYLSYLNLEDEGAMAIARALKESAPSLEVLDIAGNDITAEAAPIVAACIAEKQHLTKLNLAENELKDEGAIQISKVLEEGHLQLKEVDMSINSIRRAGARVLARVVVQKPEFKFLNIDGNFISDEGIDEVKEMFEKFPDRLGSFDENDPEGGDDEEESGEGEGDEHELETKLEKLEVNKEE; the protein is encoded by the coding sequence ATGTCTGCAGGTTTCTCTGAAATGGATGCCACTGAGTCAAAGTCACAGCCCCGACCATTTTCAATAAAGCTGTGGCCCCCTAGTCAGAACACAAGGCAAATGCTTGTGGTTCGTGTTACTGACAATCTCACTACTAAGTCGATTTTCACCCAGAAATATGGCAGTCTGAGCAAGGAGGAGGCTGAGGAGAATGCAAAAAAAATCGAAGATGGTGCTTTTTCTACTGCAAATGAACACTATGAAAAGGAGCCAGATGGTGACGGAAGTTCTGCAGTACAGCTTTATGCCAAGGAATGCAGCAAGCAAATCTTGGAAGTTCTCAAAAGAGGCCCTTCTAGTAAGGACGACAAAGAAGTTTTGGTGTCCGAAGAAGTTAGTGCACCCCGTGACACCGTGTTTGATATATCTAAAGGTGCGCGATCCTTTATTGAGGAGAAGGAGGCCGAGGAAACACTTGAGCCATTAAAAGAGCCAGGAAATTCTTACACTAAAATATGCTTTAGCAATAGAAGCTTTGGTCTAGAAGCAGCTCGTGTTGCTGAACCCATTCTGGCCTCCATTAAGAATCAGCTGAAGGAAGTTGACCTGTCAGATTTTATTGCTGGAAGACCAGAGGCAGAAGCACTTGAAGTAATGAATATATTCTCCACTGCTTTGGAAGGTAGCATTCTCAAGTCCTTGAACCTTTCAAATAATGCCTTGGGTGAGAAGGGTGTTAGGGCTTTTGGGGCACTCCTTAGGTCACAGAGTTGCTTAGAGGAGCTCTACTTAATGAACAATGGCATCTCAGAGGAAGCTGCTGAAGCGGTCTGTGAATTAATTCCTTTGACAGAGAAGCTTAGGGTTCTTCAGTTTCATAACAATATGACTGGAGACAAAGGAGCACTTGCCATCTCTAAGGTTGTGAAGCGCTCTCCCTTACTGGAAGATTTTCGATGTTCCTCCACAAGGGTAGGCTCTGAAGGAGGAGTTGCCTTATCAGAAGCTCTTGACACTTGCACCCATTTGAAGAAGCTTGATTTGCGAGACAATATGTTTGGAGTGGAAGCAGGAGTTGCTCTGAGTAAAGCTCTTTCCAAATATGCTGGTTTGACAGAAGTTTATTTGAGCTATCTTAATTTGGAAGATGAAGGTGCCATGGCTATAGCTAGAGCTCTAAAGGAATCAGCTCCCTCACTGGAAGTCCTGGATATAGCTGGAAATGACATAACAGCTGAAGCTGCTCCTATTGTAGCTGCTTGTATAGCAGAGAAGCAACATCTTACCAAGTTGAACTTGGCTGAAAATGAACTCAAGGATGAAGGTGCTATCCAGATCAGTAAGGTCTTGGAAGAAGGCCATCTCCAGCTGAAGGAAGTTGATATGAGCATCAATTCTATACGAAGGGCTGGGGCTCGAGTCTTGGCAAGGGTAGTGGTGCAGAAGCCTGAGTTTAAATTTCTGAATATTGATGGGAATTTTATTTCAGATGAAGGCATTGATGAGGTGAAGGAAATGTTTGAGAAATTCCCAGATAGGCTTGGATCCTTTGATGAGAATGATCCTGAAGGAGGTGATGATGAGGAAGAGTCTGGAGAAGGTGAAGGTGATGAGCATGAGTTGGAAACGAAACTGGAGAAACTTGAAGTTAACAAAGAGGAATAA
- the LOC7474224 gene encoding RAN GTPase-activating protein 2 isoform X2, producing MDATESKSQPRPFSIKLWPPSQNTRQMLVVRVTDNLTTKSIFTQKYGSLSKEEAEENAKKIEDGAFSTANEHYEKEPDGDGSSAVQLYAKECSKQILEVLKRGPSSKDDKEVLVSEEVSAPRDTVFDISKGARSFIEEKEAEETLEPLKEPGNSYTKICFSNRSFGLEAARVAEPILASIKNQLKEVDLSDFIAGRPEAEALEVMNIFSTALEGSILKSLNLSNNALGEKGVRAFGALLRSQSCLEELYLMNNGISEEAAEAVCELIPLTEKLRVLQFHNNMTGDKGALAISKVVKRSPLLEDFRCSSTRVGSEGGVALSEALDTCTHLKKLDLRDNMFGVEAGVALSKALSKYAGLTEVYLSYLNLEDEGAMAIARALKESAPSLEVLDIAGNDITAEAAPIVAACIAEKQHLTKLNLAENELKDEGAIQISKVLEEGHLQLKEVDMSINSIRRAGARVLARVVVQKPEFKFLNIDGNFISDEGIDEVKEMFEKFPDRLGSFDENDPEGGDDEEESGEGEGDEHELETKLEKLEVNKEE from the coding sequence ATGGATGCCACTGAGTCAAAGTCACAGCCCCGACCATTTTCAATAAAGCTGTGGCCCCCTAGTCAGAACACAAGGCAAATGCTTGTGGTTCGTGTTACTGACAATCTCACTACTAAGTCGATTTTCACCCAGAAATATGGCAGTCTGAGCAAGGAGGAGGCTGAGGAGAATGCAAAAAAAATCGAAGATGGTGCTTTTTCTACTGCAAATGAACACTATGAAAAGGAGCCAGATGGTGACGGAAGTTCTGCAGTACAGCTTTATGCCAAGGAATGCAGCAAGCAAATCTTGGAAGTTCTCAAAAGAGGCCCTTCTAGTAAGGACGACAAAGAAGTTTTGGTGTCCGAAGAAGTTAGTGCACCCCGTGACACCGTGTTTGATATATCTAAAGGTGCGCGATCCTTTATTGAGGAGAAGGAGGCCGAGGAAACACTTGAGCCATTAAAAGAGCCAGGAAATTCTTACACTAAAATATGCTTTAGCAATAGAAGCTTTGGTCTAGAAGCAGCTCGTGTTGCTGAACCCATTCTGGCCTCCATTAAGAATCAGCTGAAGGAAGTTGACCTGTCAGATTTTATTGCTGGAAGACCAGAGGCAGAAGCACTTGAAGTAATGAATATATTCTCCACTGCTTTGGAAGGTAGCATTCTCAAGTCCTTGAACCTTTCAAATAATGCCTTGGGTGAGAAGGGTGTTAGGGCTTTTGGGGCACTCCTTAGGTCACAGAGTTGCTTAGAGGAGCTCTACTTAATGAACAATGGCATCTCAGAGGAAGCTGCTGAAGCGGTCTGTGAATTAATTCCTTTGACAGAGAAGCTTAGGGTTCTTCAGTTTCATAACAATATGACTGGAGACAAAGGAGCACTTGCCATCTCTAAGGTTGTGAAGCGCTCTCCCTTACTGGAAGATTTTCGATGTTCCTCCACAAGGGTAGGCTCTGAAGGAGGAGTTGCCTTATCAGAAGCTCTTGACACTTGCACCCATTTGAAGAAGCTTGATTTGCGAGACAATATGTTTGGAGTGGAAGCAGGAGTTGCTCTGAGTAAAGCTCTTTCCAAATATGCTGGTTTGACAGAAGTTTATTTGAGCTATCTTAATTTGGAAGATGAAGGTGCCATGGCTATAGCTAGAGCTCTAAAGGAATCAGCTCCCTCACTGGAAGTCCTGGATATAGCTGGAAATGACATAACAGCTGAAGCTGCTCCTATTGTAGCTGCTTGTATAGCAGAGAAGCAACATCTTACCAAGTTGAACTTGGCTGAAAATGAACTCAAGGATGAAGGTGCTATCCAGATCAGTAAGGTCTTGGAAGAAGGCCATCTCCAGCTGAAGGAAGTTGATATGAGCATCAATTCTATACGAAGGGCTGGGGCTCGAGTCTTGGCAAGGGTAGTGGTGCAGAAGCCTGAGTTTAAATTTCTGAATATTGATGGGAATTTTATTTCAGATGAAGGCATTGATGAGGTGAAGGAAATGTTTGAGAAATTCCCAGATAGGCTTGGATCCTTTGATGAGAATGATCCTGAAGGAGGTGATGATGAGGAAGAGTCTGGAGAAGGTGAAGGTGATGAGCATGAGTTGGAAACGAAACTGGAGAAACTTGAAGTTAACAAAGAGGAATAA